The following coding sequences lie in one Cronobacter universalis NCTC 9529 genomic window:
- the yccA gene encoding FtsH protease modulator YccA encodes MDRLITSARDRQSLLSTHKVLRNTYFMLSLTLAFSAITATASTVFALPSPGLILTLVGMYGLMFLTYRLADKPSGILAAFAFTGFLGYILGPMLNAYLSAGMGDVIALALGGTALVFFCCSAYVLTTRKDMSFLGGMLMAGVVVVLIGMVANIFLQLPALHLAISAVFILLSSGAILFETSNIIHGGETNYIRATVSLYVSLYNIFVSLLSILGFASRD; translated from the coding sequence ATGGATCGCTTAATTACCTCTGCGCGCGACAGACAGTCGCTGCTTAGCACCCATAAGGTTCTGCGTAACACCTATTTTATGCTGAGCCTGACGCTGGCGTTTTCCGCGATCACCGCGACCGCCAGCACCGTATTCGCGCTGCCGTCGCCAGGTTTGATTCTGACGCTGGTGGGCATGTACGGCCTGATGTTCCTGACCTACCGCCTGGCCGATAAGCCGAGCGGCATTCTGGCGGCGTTCGCTTTTACCGGTTTCCTGGGCTATATCCTGGGCCCGATGCTGAATGCGTATCTGTCTGCCGGTATGGGGGATGTCATCGCACTCGCGCTTGGCGGCACCGCGCTGGTGTTCTTCTGCTGTTCCGCCTACGTGCTGACCACCCGTAAAGATATGTCCTTCCTGGGCGGTATGCTGATGGCGGGCGTGGTGGTAGTGCTGATCGGCATGGTGGCGAACATCTTCCTGCAGCTTCCTGCGCTGCACCTGGCGATTAGCGCCGTGTTTATTCTGCTCTCTTCAGGCGCCATCCTGTTTGAAACCAGCAATATCATCCACGGCGGCGAAACCAACTACATTCGCGCGACGGTCAGCCTGTATGTCTCGCTGTACAACATCTTCGTGAGCCTGCTGAGCATTCTGGGCTTCGCGAGCCGCGACTAA
- the rlmI gene encoding 23S rRNA (cytosine(1962)-C(5))-methyltransferase RlmI: MSVRLVLAKGREKSLLRRHPWVFSGAVARMEGKAAPGETIDIVDHQGKWLARAALSPASQIRARVWTFDPNETIDIAFFTRRLQQAQQWRDWLAKKDGLDSYRLIAGESDGLPGVTIDRFGNFLVLQLLSAGAEYQRPALVSALQALYPDCSIYDRSDVAVRKKEGMELAQGPVSGELPPDLLAIEEHGMKLLVDIKGGHKTGYYLDQRDSRFATRRYVEDKRVLNCFSYTGGFAVSALMGGCRQVISVDTSQDALDVAKQNVELNKLDISKAEFVRDDVFKLLRKYRDQGETFDVIVMDPPKFVENKSQLQGACRGYKDINMLAIQLLNPGGILLTFSCSGLMTTDLFQKIVADAATDAGRDVQFIEQFRQAADHPVIASYPEGLYLKGFACRVM, encoded by the coding sequence ATGAGCGTACGTTTAGTGTTAGCCAAAGGGCGCGAGAAATCTCTCCTGCGCCGCCATCCCTGGGTCTTTTCCGGCGCCGTCGCGCGCATGGAAGGTAAAGCCGCGCCGGGTGAAACCATCGACATCGTCGACCATCAGGGAAAATGGTTAGCACGCGCCGCCCTCTCCCCCGCCTCGCAGATCCGCGCGCGCGTCTGGACGTTCGATCCGAATGAAACCATCGACATCGCCTTTTTCACACGCCGCCTGCAACAGGCGCAGCAGTGGCGCGACTGGCTGGCGAAAAAGGACGGGCTCGACAGCTACCGTCTTATCGCCGGGGAATCTGACGGTCTGCCGGGCGTGACGATTGACCGCTTCGGCAACTTCCTGGTGCTGCAACTGCTCTCGGCGGGCGCGGAATATCAACGCCCGGCGCTGGTGTCGGCATTGCAGGCGCTCTACCCGGATTGTTCCATCTATGACCGTTCCGACGTCGCAGTGCGTAAGAAAGAAGGCATGGAGCTCGCGCAGGGCCCCGTCAGCGGCGAGCTGCCGCCGGATCTGCTCGCGATTGAAGAGCACGGCATGAAGCTGCTGGTGGATATTAAAGGCGGCCATAAAACCGGTTATTACCTCGATCAGCGCGACAGCCGTTTCGCCACGCGCCGTTACGTAGAAGACAAACGCGTGCTGAACTGTTTCTCCTACACCGGCGGTTTTGCCGTTTCTGCGCTGATGGGCGGCTGCCGCCAGGTCATCAGCGTCGACACGTCGCAGGACGCGCTGGATGTCGCGAAACAAAACGTTGAGCTCAACAAACTTGATATCAGCAAAGCGGAGTTCGTGCGCGACGACGTCTTTAAGCTGCTGCGTAAATACCGCGATCAGGGCGAGACGTTCGATGTCATCGTGATGGATCCGCCGAAATTCGTGGAGAACAAGAGCCAGCTCCAGGGCGCGTGCCGCGGTTATAAAGACATTAATATGCTGGCGATTCAGTTGCTCAACCCAGGCGGCATTTTGCTGACGTTCTCCTGCTCCGGGCTGATGACCACCGATTTATTCCAGAAAATTGTTGCTGATGCCGCAACAGATGCGGGTCGTGATGTACAATTTATAGAGCAGTTCCGTCAGGCCGCCGATCACCCTGTGATCGCGAGCTACCCGGAAGGTCTTTATCTGAAAGGGTTTGCCTGTCGCGTCATGTAG
- the hspQ gene encoding heat shock protein HspQ gives MIASKFGIGQQVRHSLLGYLGVVVDIDPEYSLDEPEVDELAVNAELRDAPWYHVVMEDDDGQPVHTYLAEAQLSGEMQEEHPEQPSMDELARSIRQQLQAPRLRN, from the coding sequence ATGATTGCCAGCAAATTTGGTATCGGCCAGCAGGTTCGTCATTCTCTTTTGGGGTATTTAGGGGTTGTGGTGGATATCGACCCTGAATACTCGCTTGATGAACCTGAAGTGGATGAACTGGCGGTAAACGCCGAGCTGCGCGACGCGCCGTGGTATCACGTCGTGATGGAAGACGACGACGGCCAGCCCGTGCATACCTACCTTGCAGAAGCCCAACTGAGCGGCGAGATGCAGGAGGAACATCCGGAGCAACCCTCTATGGATGAACTGGCGCGATCCATTCGCCAGCAGCTCCAGGCGCCCCGTCTGCGCAACTAA
- the yccX gene encoding acylphosphatase, which translates to MAQQCTMAWVHGRVQGVGFRYTTQHEAMRLGLTGYARNLDDGSVEVLACGEPEQVEKLIAWLKAGGPRSAHVEKVLTEPHSPAEDHREFRIRY; encoded by the coding sequence ATGGCTCAACAATGCACGATGGCCTGGGTACACGGCCGGGTACAGGGCGTCGGGTTTCGCTACACCACGCAGCATGAAGCGATGCGGCTGGGGCTGACCGGCTATGCGCGTAATCTCGACGACGGCAGCGTGGAGGTGCTGGCCTGCGGCGAGCCTGAACAAGTGGAAAAATTAATCGCCTGGCTGAAAGCGGGCGGGCCGCGCAGCGCCCATGTGGAAAAGGTGCTGACGGAGCCGCATTCGCCCGCTGAAGATCACCGCGAGTTCCGCATTCGCTATTAA
- the tusE gene encoding sulfurtransferase TusE: protein MLTFEGKEFETDAEGYLKVFDAWSEGLADVIAEKEGITLTPEHWEVVRFVREFYIEFNTSPAIRMLVKAMATKFGEEKGNSRYLYRLFPKGPAKQATKIAGLPKPVKCI, encoded by the coding sequence ATGTTAACGTTTGAAGGTAAAGAGTTTGAAACCGACGCCGAAGGCTATCTGAAAGTCTTCGACGCCTGGAGCGAGGGGCTGGCGGACGTTATCGCCGAAAAAGAAGGCATTACGCTCACGCCGGAGCACTGGGAAGTGGTGCGCTTCGTGCGCGAGTTTTATATCGAATTTAATACGTCGCCGGCTATCCGCATGCTGGTCAAAGCCATGGCGACGAAATTTGGCGAAGAAAAAGGCAACAGCCGCTATCTCTATCGCCTCTTCCCGAAAGGCCCCGCGAAACAGGCCACTAAAATCGCCGGCCTGCCGAAACCGGTGAAGTGCATTTAA